ATTTAGTGATTGCTGCTGACGGGAGATATGGTGTAGAAGAGCATGCAGGAATTCCGGCAGGAGACACTTTAGCACTTGTTCGAAAAAATGAGTCAATATGTGCATGTAAGGTTCTAGGTATTGATAACCCCATTTTTCTTGAACTTCACGATGGCTTTGGTTTATTAAGCGGTCTGGGAGAATATTTTGACCAAACCGCGCAAATTAAAGAAAAGGTAACTCAAATTGTTCAAGAAGTCAACCCTGATGTAATTTTAACTTTTGGTCCCGATGGTGATACTGGGCATGTGGACCATAAAGGTATCGGGGACTTAGTTACCGAGGTAATTTTAAAAGAAGGGTGGTATGAAAAGTATCCACTATTTTTCCTAACATGGCCAAAAGAAAAAGAAGTATCCATTCCACAGGGACAAATGACCTCATTAAATTATGTTGACAAAGATTATATGAATGTTCACATAAAATATAGGGAAGAAGACAGAAGGAAATTGTTCAAATCTTTAGATTGTTACAAGAGTCAGCTAACTGAAGATGATGTGAAAAATTGGATAGAAGCAGAATTAAAAGATACAACTTTTACGATTTATTTTAGGCAATTTATAACTGACAAAAAGGTAAGAAGTAAATTTTAATTAAGCAAAAGCCTGCACACAACTTCACCAATAGCTGCATTACTATGATAGTTAGGTGAATGAAAAATCGCACAATTTTACTTATATTTAATTAATTTAAATATTAATCAAAGCGGCTTTACCATTCCTCGCCCTTACCGGATGCCAGCCCGACAGTTTATTCTGGCGGGGTACGTTCGGGGTTTGCTTGTTATTCCGTCCGAATCTCAGCCGCAAGTCACCACAAACATTATACGAGACAGTTAACACCAATCAATTCAAAATAAAAATGAAAGTTACAGCCGAAAAAAATGAAAAGGTTGCCAATATGATATTTGCAACCATTTATCCACTTTACCTGAATAGATTGGAGAAAAATGGTAGAACTAAAGAAGAACTCAATCAAGTAATTAAATGGTTCACCGGTTTTGATCAAGTTGCTTTAAAAACACTTATTGATGAAAAAGCAACTTTTGGAACATTTTTTCAAAAAGCTAAAATAAATCCAAACGCACACTTAATTAAAGGAGTCGTTTGTGGTTATCGAATTGAAGAAATAGAGGATGAATTTGAATTGTATAAACAATGTAGACAAATGGAAAAGCTGATTGATGAATTGGCAAGAGGTCGAAAAATGGAGAAAATTTTACGAGAAGAAAAGAAATAAAACCAATTGGTGCTGACACCGCATAAAATTTACGCCTAAGCGCAGAAATATTTTAATAATTTGAATAAATAGCGGTAAATTCTACTTCCGAAAAGATCTGAACTCGCTTGCCTTTCTGATTTGAACGCGGCTCAATTTATTTGGAGAAAGAAAAACGTTAGTCTGGTTCGCAGCTTCAAGCCGCACGCTACGCCAGACGCGACAAACTTTATACAAACATGTTGCACGCAATACTTAAAATCAAAGAATATGGGAACAAAAGGTGATAAACTCTCAAATCAGTCGAATGAAAAAGCAGAATTCTTAGTTTCTTCCCTAAAATCATTGGGCAACATTAGTTCCAAAAAAATGTTTGGAGGTAATGGTGTCTTTTCAGATGGGAAAATGTTTGCTATGGTAGATTCTATGGGTGAGTGTTTTTTGAAAGTTGACGAAAAACTGGAATCCGATTTAGCCGAAATAGGATCTGAAAAACACTCAAAAATGCCATATTCTTCTATTCCAGAAAAAATTCTAAATGACAAGAATGAACTTATTAATTGGTCTAGAAAATCTATTCTCTTAAAGTCGTAAACCGTACAACATCGCCTATAAATAAGCGGGGCTGAAATACAAACCGTTGCTATTTACTTCAATTTAACTATCTTTCTATCTGATAAATTTAACTAAACGACTTTCCCAAGGCTCCGAGTGTTGGCGGCAATTGTATTAGAAAATACTGCAGTCATGAAGATCAAAGGCTATATAGATATAAACAAATCAAGGGAAGAAGTTGTAAAATACTTCGCAGATCCTAAATATCTTGGAGAATATCAAGATGGGTTTATAAAAAAAGAATTGATAAGTGGTGAGCCAGGTCGGCCAGGAGCGAAATCTGAAATATTCTACAAGTATGGTAAAAAAGATATGGTTTTAACTGAAACTATAGTCAATAATCAATTACCCGAATCATTCGAATCAAGCTATTATCATAAACAAATGGACAACACAATGAAATGTGAATTCGTGAAATTAGGTGGTGAAAAAACAAGGTATAATTACGAATTTGAATACACGAGAATTAATTGGATAATGCCAAAACTTATTGCAATTCTTTTTCCGAGTATGTATACAAAACCGGCAGAGAAATGGATGGTACAGTTTAAAGAGTTTGTTGAAAAACAGTAATTAAATATATTAAATGTTTCAAATTGTTCTTTAACAATTAATTCCAATAACTTATAAACTAATTTGATAAACTTCTTAAGATATAACTACCCCCAACAGCGGTTATCAAGAATAGCTCGGACTTGAACTAAAAACAATAAAATGATCAACTAATAATGAAACAGCCCTCACGTTGACAAGTCTGCACTTCCCTACCCGATACTTGTGTTAAGCGAGACCGTTGCGAGTAATTTGATAAAGCATACATTAATTGTTAATTTCACTTTATCTTTTCAAATGAAGAAAAAAATTAAAATCACATCAAGAAAGGAACGGAAATTATGGATTTCGGCATTAGTGGTTTTAATTGCGATCTACGCCACGCTGTTTCTGGGAGGTCAACTTCTGGATTTAATGGTTGAACGGCGAATAATAGAACAGGGTTTATTTTACTTATTCCTTCTATTATTCATCACATTCATAATTAGCGGATGGAAAAGTTCCAGAAATAGATTAGAAAATTGGATTTATGCTGGAGTGATTGCAGTTTATGGCATGGCTTTGTTACGAATGGATATCACTACTTCTGAGCGCTCCCATATGATTGAATATGGGCTACTCTCAATTTTAATTTATGAAGCATTGATTGAAAGAAAGCGCAATGGTGTGAATGTCAAAATACCAGTCCTGACTTCAATTTTGGGAGCTGGAACTATCGGATTATTGGATGAATGTATTCAGTATTTTTTATCCTATCGCATTTTCGATATGGTAGACATTGGGTTCAATTATTTGGCATCTGCATTCGGAGTAATTACAAGTATTGGAGTTAGAAAATTAAAACAAGTTTTTACGAATTGGCAAATGAAGTAGATAAGAATATAAAAACTATACGCAACAACTCATATCGAAAATGGCTAGCAATGTCGAATCAGATTCTTTATCATCATAAAAAACTATATTTTTAATCTAACTAAATGAAAAGCGGCTTCACCATTGCCCGCCCTTACCTATCCCGAGCTTGTTGAAGGGTCATAGCTGCGAGCGTGGGAATGCATACGAAAGCAAATCAATAGAATTTAACAGTTGGCTAACAAAAAGAAAAAATGGACTTAAATAAAGTGGTAAAACAATGGTTTAAAAAATGGGAAAAAGGAGATTATCTCAACCTCCCTATTTCGGCAAATTTCACACATATAAGTCCCTTTGGCACTATAAACGGAAAGAAGACATATCTTGACTTGGTTAAAGAGAATGAAGATAAATTCATTGGACAATATTTTGAAATACACGATGCAATTTATGAATCGAATAGGGCTTGTGTTCGATATACTGCCAATCAAGGAAAAGATTTTAGTTTGGACGTAAGTGAATGGTATTATGTAAAAAATAATCTGATTGAAAAAATAGTCGCATATTACCACATAGGCGACATACGCGAAGACAGAAACATTGAAAACTACAATAATTAAATAAATGTACGATACGCCAACAATGGTTATAAGTAATAGCTTGTTTTCGTAGATTTTCAGTTTGGGATGCACTTACAAAGTTAAGTGCTAAACCAAGCAACTAATGATCGCCGCGACCGTTGTGCAACATAAACGTTTGAATACAGTGGTAGAAATTGTAACCGACCATTTATTAGTTTGGAAATAGGATTATCAGTTATTTTATCTGAACATTCTAAGGTCAAACTCTCAATTTTTGCAAGAAATGGAATACGCTCGGCAAGAGGCAATCATTGATGTGACGCGTAAAAGAAAGAAGCTATTTTAGCTTATGACAAACTTTACAAAGATTTTAACCGAATTTTTGAAATAATTGAAGTGCAAATTTCAGATTCTCCGAATAATCACCTGGAGAAATTTGAAAAAAAAAGGAAATTGTTAAAATGGCTTTTTAATTTTAAATATGAAAAGATTAAAAATCGTAATATTAATGTTTACTGTCATTACAGCATCAAGTTTTAAAGACACACACAAAGAACCACCATCTGAAAAAGTTTCAGATGAAAAAATTGAATTACAAAAACATAGACAAATGAAAATATTATTCGTTCTTACATCTCACGATAAATTAGGAGATACTGGAAAAAAAACAGGATTTTGGGTTGAAGAATTTGCAAATCCATATTACACATTATTAGACAAAGGTGCAACTATTACAATTGCAACACCCAAGGGAGGGGCTGCACCCATAGATCCTAGTAGTGATTCGCCAGATGCTGCAACTGAATATACAGAACGTTTTGATAAGGATGCTGAAGCAAAAGAAAGAATTGCAAACACAAAAGTGTTGGCAGATATGAATCCGGACGATTTTGATGCTGTCTTTTATCCTGGAGGACATGGTCCGTTATGGGACTTGTCAAACGACAAGACTTCTATTGCTTTAATTGAAAAATTTAATAGTCAAGAAAAGCCCATTGCCTTTGTCTGTCACGCACCCGCAGCGCTAAAAAAAGTGAAAGGTGCAAATGGAAATCCATTGGTAAAAGATAAAAAAGTAACAGGATTTACAAATACTGAAGAAGAAGCGGTGGGACTTACTAATGTTGTGCCATTTTTAGTAGAAGATATGTTGAAAAAAAACGGAGGAATCTACTCTAAAAAAGAAGATTGGGCATCTTATGCTATTCAAGATGGAAATTTAATTACGGGTCAAAACCCAGCTTCATCAGAATTGGTAGCAGAATTATTAATAAAAAAAATAGACCATATTATTAAATAGTACTTATAAAAAACCAGTAGCTAACAATGCATAAGAGCAATAGCGGTTTGGATCTTAATTTAAACCGTTTTGCTTTTAATTAAGTATCTTGTTATTAGAAAGTAGCAGCTTTTTAATCCGCTAATGCTCATGAACTTGACCATTGGGCACAATTAAACTGTCTGTGTTCACATCCAATAAAATTCATGCCTATCGATTTTTTAATCAAAATCAACTATTATGAAACCATTTAAACTCCTAACGTTCTTTTTGCTTTTTAGCCTATTGTCAGGTACTTTGTTGGGTCAAGACCGACTTCCTATTATCGACATGCATATGCATATTGGTGCGCCATTAGACTTACCTGCTGGTGCTCCAGCTCCTTGTCTGCCTCAACCATGCGTTAGAAAGGGACAGGCAACAGCAGATTCATCTAATAATCTTATAAAGACGCTCGAAGCAATGGATCGCTATAACATTGTCAAAGGGTTTCTAAGTGATGTTAATGTGAATGAGCTCCAAGAGTGGGCAAATGCAGCACCCGGTCGCTTCATTTTATCCTCATTTATTCTCGATCCGGCTAATTCTTCTCTAGAGGAACTAAGAAAGGAGCTAAAGGCTAAACGAATGGGGGGAATTGGTGAGATCGGATCACAACTTATAGGGATGGCTCCCAATGATCCCCGGCTAGACCCTTATTTTGCATTGGCGGAAGAATTTGATGTTCCGGTTCTGATTCACACCGAGGGAATTGGTCCTCCATTGCCCAGCTTTCGTGCTTCTGCCGGTAGCCCTCTTTTACTTGAAGCAGTGTTGGTAAGCCACCCGAAACTGCGGCTATTCGTGGAGAATTCCGGATATCCTTATCTAGATGAAATGATTGCCATGATGTACCAGTATCCACAACTATATGGAGATTTATCTACGATAACTTGGATTATTCCACAAAGTGCTTTTTACGACTACCTGAAACGACTCATCGAAGCCGGACTCGGAAAACGATTGATGTATGGGTCCGATCAGATGCGCTGGCCTGAAATGATTGGGAAAGGAATCGAAGCTATTGAAGAAGCTGATTTTTTAACGAACGAACAAAAAAGAGACATCCTTTATAACAACGCAGTCAATTTTCTGAAATTAGATATGGAGCATTAAGTACTAGTAAAGTATTTTAGCTGATTAAACATCGGATAGATTTAAACTGCTCACAACAACACACAACGCTAACGGTTTTGTCTGTAGTAAGCTTGATGCTTCTCATTTAGAAAATCAATATCTTTAACTTAAAAAAAAAGCAAGTGGCATTGCCATTGCTGGGAAAAGCACGCTGCCACGCCGGTAGCGGATGCCAGCCCGACAGTTTATTCTGGCGGGTACGTTCGGGCGGGCTGCTGATTCGCACCCTGTTGCGCGGCTTTCAACATTTGCTCCGCAAATTTGGTTCCGTCCGAATCTCAGCCGCAAGTCGCCACAAACATTATATGAAACCGTTGACGGCAATTCACCATGATAACCTTAGACTACGAACTTTTTGGAGCCGGTTGGGCCAATGTAACCATTGGGAATGGAAATTCTCAATTTACATTGTCATACTCCTATTTACACGATTCACTCAAAGAACTTGCGAAATCGGCTGTACAAATAAAACATTCACAAAGCAGCACAATTGTCTTTGTTTTAGAGCCTGAAGAATGTCAATTGATCTTAAATAAATTAGAAACTAATAAATTGCGGTTTGAATTAAGGAAGTATCCCGAATGGTCTGAATACAATTCAACTAGAACAAATTTTGAACTTTTGATGAGTGGTACCTGTACTGTGAATAATTACATCAATGAAGTTAGAAATATCTTGATAGGTATATTAGAAAAAATGAGCCCATCAGATTATAAAAAGAAATGGAAACTAAGCGATTTTCCAATATCAGAGTATGAACTCTTGAGATAGACTACCAGCATCACCGATATCTGTAAAGCTAATTTTGCCTATTAGATGATATGTTGAACAAATAACCTACATTTATCTAACCGAAAATATTGACCAAGCGGCTTCGTCATAGTCCGCCAGTACCGGATAGGTAATTGCCTGCATGGTTCGGGTGGGCGCTCGGGCGGGAGGCGTACCCCGTCCTGTTCTGAGCATGTTAAAGGACCATAGCTGCACACATTAGTGGCAATTATAACAAAATGCATAAAGGGAACAATCCTATATTACCAAAAAATAGAATTGAATTTCTAGATGCCCTTCGAGGCGTGGCGCTTTTAGGTATTATTCTAGCCAATATGGTAAGCTACTCACTCTTTCTATATTTGGCGGATCATCAACTTAACAATATCGGATTATCTAGATTAGATAAGATCCTTGATTTCCTAGAACTGATGTTGATAGAAGGTAAATTTTACACGATATTTTCTATATTATTTGGAATAGGATTTTCAATAATTATAGAGAGGTCAAGGTCAAAAAAT
This genomic stretch from Ulvibacter sp. MAR_2010_11 harbors:
- a CDS encoding PIG-L deacetylase family protein, which produces MQKFFLLSFLIGFISCNNHKAVDTKKDPNTIMAILAHPDDEAAFGQILAKYAAEGKKVYLVIAADGRYGVEEHAGIPAGDTLALVRKNESICACKVLGIDNPIFLELHDGFGLLSGLGEYFDQTAQIKEKVTQIVQEVNPDVILTFGPDGDTGHVDHKGIGDLVTEVILKEGWYEKYPLFFLTWPKEKEVSIPQGQMTSLNYVDKDYMNVHIKYREEDRRKLFKSLDCYKSQLTEDDVKNWIEAELKDTTFTIYFRQFITDKKVRSKF
- a CDS encoding DUF2200 domain-containing protein, which encodes MKVTAEKNEKVANMIFATIYPLYLNRLEKNGRTKEELNQVIKWFTGFDQVALKTLIDEKATFGTFFQKAKINPNAHLIKGVVCGYRIEEIEDEFELYKQCRQMEKLIDELARGRKMEKILREEKK
- a CDS encoding TfoX/Sxy family protein → MGTKGDKLSNQSNEKAEFLVSSLKSLGNISSKKMFGGNGVFSDGKMFAMVDSMGECFLKVDEKLESDLAEIGSEKHSKMPYSSIPEKILNDKNELINWSRKSILLKS
- a CDS encoding SRPBCC family protein, which encodes MKIKGYIDINKSREEVVKYFADPKYLGEYQDGFIKKELISGEPGRPGAKSEIFYKYGKKDMVLTETIVNNQLPESFESSYYHKQMDNTMKCEFVKLGGEKTRYNYEFEYTRINWIMPKLIAILFPSMYTKPAEKWMVQFKEFVEKQ
- a CDS encoding VanZ family protein translates to MKKKIKITSRKERKLWISALVVLIAIYATLFLGGQLLDLMVERRIIEQGLFYLFLLLFITFIISGWKSSRNRLENWIYAGVIAVYGMALLRMDITTSERSHMIEYGLLSILIYEALIERKRNGVNVKIPVLTSILGAGTIGLLDECIQYFLSYRIFDMVDIGFNYLASAFGVITSIGVRKLKQVFTNWQMK
- a CDS encoding nuclear transport factor 2 family protein codes for the protein MDLNKVVKQWFKKWEKGDYLNLPISANFTHISPFGTINGKKTYLDLVKENEDKFIGQYFEIHDAIYESNRACVRYTANQGKDFSLDVSEWYYVKNNLIEKIVAYYHIGDIREDRNIENYNN
- a CDS encoding type 1 glutamine amidotransferase domain-containing protein yields the protein MKRLKIVILMFTVITASSFKDTHKEPPSEKVSDEKIELQKHRQMKILFVLTSHDKLGDTGKKTGFWVEEFANPYYTLLDKGATITIATPKGGAAPIDPSSDSPDAATEYTERFDKDAEAKERIANTKVLADMNPDDFDAVFYPGGHGPLWDLSNDKTSIALIEKFNSQEKPIAFVCHAPAALKKVKGANGNPLVKDKKVTGFTNTEEEAVGLTNVVPFLVEDMLKKNGGIYSKKEDWASYAIQDGNLITGQNPASSELVAELLIKKIDHIIK
- a CDS encoding amidohydrolase family protein, whose protein sequence is MKPFKLLTFFLLFSLLSGTLLGQDRLPIIDMHMHIGAPLDLPAGAPAPCLPQPCVRKGQATADSSNNLIKTLEAMDRYNIVKGFLSDVNVNELQEWANAAPGRFILSSFILDPANSSLEELRKELKAKRMGGIGEIGSQLIGMAPNDPRLDPYFALAEEFDVPVLIHTEGIGPPLPSFRASAGSPLLLEAVLVSHPKLRLFVENSGYPYLDEMIAMMYQYPQLYGDLSTITWIIPQSAFYDYLKRLIEAGLGKRLMYGSDQMRWPEMIGKGIEAIEEADFLTNEQKRDILYNNAVNFLKLDMEH